A genome region from Defluviimonas aquaemixtae includes the following:
- the nuoL gene encoding NADH-quinone oxidoreductase subunit L, which produces METIILLAPLVGAIIGGFGWRVIGETGALVVTTGLLFLACLLSWIVFFTFDGTTEHIHIMNFVQSGTLDTSWSIRMDRLTAIMLIVVTTVSALVHLYSWGYMDHDEHWAHHEHYKARFFAYLSFFTFAMLALVTADNLIQMFFGWEGVGVASYLLIGFYYKKASANEAAIKAFIVNRVGDFGFALGIFGLFYLVDSISMDEVFAAAPTLAETQLTFLWTEWNAANLLAFLLFVGAMGKSAQLFLHTWLPDAMEGPTPVSALIHAATMVTAGVFLVCRMSPLFEYAPEAKAIVMYIGAATAFFAASVGLVQNDIKRVIAYSTCSQLGYMFVAAGAGIYSAAMFHLFTHAFFKAMLFLGAGSVIHAMHHEQDMRNYGGLRTKIPYTFWAMLIGTLAITGVGIPLTAIGFAGFLSKDAIIESTFASGNGFAFWALVIAALFTSFYSWRLIFMTFYGEPRGDHHAHDHAHESPMTMLVPLGALALGSVFAGMLWYKPFFGDHDRMVEFFAMPHHVEAEVGGEAHGETAAADAAAADDHGETAPAATEAPAADHAATEVPAEDHAATDAPAEDGHAVDEAGHAPIGGIYMSEASNQVLDDAHHAPAWVKASPFVAMLIGFITAWIFYIRDPSIPRRLADEQPILYRFLLNKWYFDEIYDVIFVNPARRLGSFLWKKGDGNVIDGTINGVAMGFIPMLTRLAARAQSGYLFHYAFAMVIGIALLITWMSLAGGAE; this is translated from the coding sequence ATGGAAACGATTATCCTTCTTGCCCCGCTCGTCGGCGCGATCATCGGCGGCTTCGGCTGGCGCGTGATCGGCGAGACCGGCGCGCTCGTCGTCACGACGGGCCTTCTGTTTCTCGCCTGTCTCCTGTCGTGGATCGTGTTCTTCACGTTCGACGGCACGACCGAGCACATCCACATCATGAACTTCGTGCAGTCGGGCACGCTGGACACGTCCTGGTCGATCCGGATGGACCGGCTGACCGCGATCATGCTGATCGTGGTGACGACCGTCTCGGCGCTCGTCCACCTCTATTCCTGGGGTTACATGGACCATGACGAGCACTGGGCGCATCACGAGCACTACAAGGCCCGGTTCTTCGCCTATCTGTCGTTCTTCACTTTCGCGATGCTGGCGCTCGTGACCGCCGACAACCTCATCCAGATGTTCTTCGGCTGGGAAGGCGTGGGCGTCGCCTCCTACTTGCTGATCGGCTTCTACTACAAGAAAGCCTCGGCGAACGAGGCCGCGATCAAGGCGTTCATCGTCAACCGGGTGGGCGATTTCGGCTTCGCGCTCGGGATCTTCGGGCTTTTCTACCTCGTCGACTCGATCAGCATGGACGAGGTTTTTGCCGCCGCCCCAACGCTCGCCGAGACGCAGCTGACGTTCCTCTGGACCGAGTGGAACGCGGCGAACCTGCTCGCGTTCCTCCTGTTCGTCGGCGCGATGGGCAAGTCGGCGCAGCTTTTCCTGCACACCTGGCTGCCGGACGCGATGGAGGGCCCGACGCCGGTCTCCGCCCTCATCCATGCTGCGACTATGGTGACGGCGGGGGTGTTCCTCGTCTGCCGCATGTCGCCCCTCTTCGAATACGCGCCCGAGGCGAAGGCCATCGTGATGTATATCGGCGCGGCCACGGCGTTCTTCGCGGCCTCGGTCGGCCTCGTCCAGAACGACATCAAGCGCGTGATCGCTTATTCGACCTGCTCGCAGCTCGGCTACATGTTCGTGGCGGCCGGCGCGGGCATCTATTCGGCGGCGATGTTCCACCTCTTCACGCACGCCTTCTTCAAGGCGATGCTGTTCCTCGGCGCGGGTTCCGTCATCCATGCGATGCATCACGAGCAGGACATGCGGAACTATGGCGGGCTCAGGACCAAGATACCGTACACGTTCTGGGCCATGCTGATCGGCACGCTGGCGATCACCGGGGTCGGCATTCCTCTGACCGCGATCGGATTCGCCGGCTTCCTGTCGAAAGATGCGATCATCGAGTCGACCTTCGCCAGCGGCAACGGCTTTGCCTTCTGGGCGCTGGTGATCGCCGCCTTGTTCACGAGCTTCTATTCCTGGCGGCTCATTTTCATGACGTTTTATGGCGAACCCAGGGGCGACCACCATGCCCATGACCATGCTCATGAAAGCCCGATGACGATGCTTGTGCCTCTGGGCGCGCTGGCGCTCGGCTCGGTCTTCGCGGGCATGCTCTGGTACAAGCCGTTCTTCGGCGATCACGACCGGATGGTCGAGTTCTTCGCCATGCCGCATCACGTCGAGGCCGAAGTGGGCGGGGAGGCTCACGGAGAGACCGCTGCCGCCGATGCGGCTGCGGCCGACGACCACGGCGAGACCGCCCCGGCGGCGACCGAAGCGCCTGCGGCGGATCATGCTGCGACCGAGGTACCCGCAGAGGACCATGCCGCGACCGATGCACCGGCCGAGGACGGGCACGCCGTGGACGAGGCCGGCCATGCGCCAATAGGGGGGATCTACATGTCCGAAGCCTCGAACCAGGTCCTCGACGACGCGCACCACGCGCCGGCCTGGGTCAAGGCCTCACCTTTCGTGGCCATGCTGATCGGGTTCATCACCGCCTGGATCTTCTACATCCGCGATCCGTCCATTCCGCGCAGGCTCGCCGACGAGCAGCCGATCCTCTACCGGTTCCTTCTGAACAAGTGGTACTTCGACGAGATCTACGACGTGATCTTTGTGAACCCTGCCCGCCGGCTCGGCTCGTTCCTGTGGAAGAAGGGCGACGGCAACGTCATCGACGGTACGATCAACGGCGTCGCGATGGGATTCATTCCGATGCTCACGCGGCTCGCGGCCAGAGCGCAGTCGGGCTACCTCTTCCACTACGCCTTCGCGATGGTCATCGGCATCGCGCTCCTGATCACCTGGATGTCGCTCGCGGGGGGCGCCGAGTAA